Genomic DNA from Candidatus Sphingomonas phytovorans:
GGCGTGCCGAATATTCGGACGGTGCCGTTGGCGTGATGGACTGTGAGTTGACCCCGCTTGACGCGGGCGGCGAGGAATCGATCGATCAGAGCCATATTCTGCCCACCTAACAATCAGATGCCGGCATACCAATCGTAATCTACATTATCCTCCCAATAGCCGCCCTTGCCCTTGCCTATCCCCGCGAGCGAGGCGACCGCGTCGATTCGCATGACATATTTGGCGTGCTTGTAGCCGAGCTGGCGTTCGACCCGCAGGCGGAGTGGCGCACCGTGCCCGACGCCGAGCACCGCATCGTTCATCGCCCAGGCGAGGATCGTCTGGGGGTGGAACGCATCGATCACGTCGATCGATTCATAATAATTGTGACCACGGAACAGGTCGGCGCAGGTGAACACGACATAGCGCGCGTCGGGCCTGATCCCCGCCGCCTTCAGGATCGTGCCGAGCATCGGCCCGTGCCATTTGCCGATCGCGCTCCACCCCTCGACGCAATCGTGCCGGGTGATCTGGGTCCGCGCCGGGATCGACCTGATCTGCGCGAGCGACAGACTGAGCGGGCGGGCGACAAGCCCGCCGACCTGGAGCCGCCAATGCGCGAAGCGTTCAGCCAGCATCGCATTATAGTCAGGCGTGTTGGGATTGTTCGTGCCGTTGGTGCGGAACCGAGGCGACATCTGGTCGGGGCGGAATTCGGGCGCGAGCGCATTGCGGTTCGACAAGGCGCGCTGAAGCCCCAGGTTCATCTTCTCGCCCGAGAACAGGATCTTCCGGAAGGTCGGATCATTGGCCACCTTGTCGCACCCGGCGAGCAGGCTGGCGCCGCCGACCGCCCCGGTCATGATCAGCGCGCGCCTGGTGAGGATCCGGTTCATGCCCGCCCGCTCATTCAGCGTCCTCCGGCACGGTCCAGCGCCCGGTGACCATCGATCGTACCTCGTTCCAGGCCCCCGCGATGATGACGAGGGCGAGATGGACGATGACGAAGCCGGTCAGCGCGGCCGCGACGATGAAATGGATCGACCGCGCCGATTGCCGCCCGCCGAACAGGTCGAGCAGCCAGGGCCATGCCGCGTTCATGCCCGGCGACATGGTGAGGCCGGTCAGGATCATCAACGGGATCAGGACGAAGATCACCAGCACATAGGACAGTTTCTGGAAGATGTTGAACGCGCCCGGATTCTCCCGATCGTGGAAGCGCAGCGCGATATGCTCGCGCAGGTCGTGAAGCAGCGATTCCGGCTTCAGCTCGGCGACGCCGACACGCAGGTCACGCTGGAAATGCCGGTTGATAAGGCTCGCGATCATGAAGAACAGCAGGCCGAAACCGAGCACCAGCGCGAACAGCAGATGCCAGCGCCGCGCCAGCGCTAGATTGTAGCTGGCCGGGATGGTCAGCCAGCCCGGCCATTGCGGCAGGGTGAGCCAGGCATGATCGTAATTGGCGCCGTACACGCCCCAATAGAGATGCGGGTGCGCGTTGAAGATCATCAGCCCGCTGCCGAGCAGGATGAAGATCGTGACGGCATTGACCCAGTGCCACAGCCGAGTCGCGAGCTGGTGGCGATAGATCACCCGCGCTGGCGGCGGCAGCGTCGGCGCGGCATCCTGAACGGCGGCGATTGCCTCACTCATGACCCTGCATATCATGACGGCATCCAACAACGAGCCGGATATCGGGATATCTTTTTTTCTTCCGCTGTTATGGTGGAATTTTCGGTCAAATTACATAAGTATTATCAAACACTTGAACGAATTTTTCCCTGTTATCCGATAACAGCGGAAAACCAGGCTGAAACAGCGGAAAAACGGGGCGATCTGTCCGCTGCAACCGGAAAGAATCGCCCGACACGATACGGTCATGTGAAAGAGCCGGCAGGGCCCCAGGAGGCCCCGACCGCCCCCTCGCTGCCACGATCCGCCCCGATAGTGAATCAGGGCGCTCAGCCATAGGCGCGCCAGAAGAACACCGCCGTCGTGCCGGCCGTCACCAGCAGGGTCCAGAGGCGGATCACGAGCGGCGGCAGGACACGGCCGAGCCGGGCCCCGAAATAGCCGCCGACGATCGCGCCGAGCAGCATCGGCATACAGAAGACCCAGCGCACCATGCCGGCAAGGATGAAGATCAGCGCCGCCGCCGCATTGGCGGTGGCGACCATCAGGGTCCGCGCGCCGGCCATCTCGTGCGGTTCCTGATGCGCCAGCAGGCCGAAGGCCGCAGTCATCATCAGCCCGACGCCGCCGCCGAAATAGCCGCCATAAATGCCGAGCAGGATCTGCGTGACGACCAGCGTCCTCGGCCCGATCGCCACGCGCCGGTGCAGCGCCGCCGCCGCGCGCCGGCCGAAGGCAAGGACGATCGTCGCAAGCAGCAGCAGCCAGGGGATGACGATATCGAACAGCCGCGCCGGCGTCGCGACAAGCAACAGGCTGCCGGCTAGACCGCCCGCGAAGGTGATCGACGCGAGCAGCGGCATGCCGAATCCCGCCAGCGGCGCCAGATCCTTGCGATAGGCCCAGGCACTGGCCCCCAGGCCGGGCTGGAGCGCGACGTTGCTGGTCGCGTTGGCGACCGGGCTAGGCAGGCCAAGCGCGATCAGGGTCGGCATCGTGGCGAAGGTGCCACCCCCGGCAAGCGCATTCATCGCGCCGGCAAGCAGCCCGGCACCGGCCGCCAGCGCCAGCCCGGCGAGATCAGCCAAGCGCCGCCAGCTTTTCCTCGGCCTGGCGATCGAGCTCGGCGCGGCTCTTCTTCTCCGACGCGGTCTTGAGCTGGCCGCAGGCCGCATCGATGTCGCGCCCGCGTGGCGTACGC
This window encodes:
- a CDS encoding molybdopterin-dependent oxidoreductase; the encoded protein is MNRILTRRALIMTGAVGGASLLAGCDKVANDPTFRKILFSGEKMNLGLQRALSNRNALAPEFRPDQMSPRFRTNGTNNPNTPDYNAMLAERFAHWRLQVGGLVARPLSLSLAQIRSIPARTQITRHDCVEGWSAIGKWHGPMLGTILKAAGIRPDARYVVFTCADLFRGHNYYESIDVIDAFHPQTILAWAMNDAVLGVGHGAPLRLRVERQLGYKHAKYVMRIDAVASLAGIGKGKGGYWEDNVDYDWYAGI
- a CDS encoding cytochrome b/b6 domain-containing protein, with translation MSEAIAAVQDAAPTLPPPARVIYRHQLATRLWHWVNAVTIFILLGSGLMIFNAHPHLYWGVYGANYDHAWLTLPQWPGWLTIPASYNLALARRWHLLFALVLGFGLLFFMIASLINRHFQRDLRVGVAELKPESLLHDLREHIALRFHDRENPGAFNIFQKLSYVLVIFVLIPLMILTGLTMSPGMNAAWPWLLDLFGGRQSARSIHFIVAAALTGFVIVHLALVIIAGAWNEVRSMVTGRWTVPEDAE
- a CDS encoding sulfite exporter TauE/SafE family protein; this translates as MADLAGLALAAGAGLLAGAMNALAGGGTFATMPTLIALGLPSPVANATSNVALQPGLGASAWAYRKDLAPLAGFGMPLLASITFAGGLAGSLLLVATPARLFDIVIPWLLLLATIVLAFGRRAAAALHRRVAIGPRTLVVTQILLGIYGGYFGGGVGLMMTAAFGLLAHQEPHEMAGARTLMVATANAAAALIFILAGMVRWVFCMPMLLGAIVGGYFGARLGRVLPPLVIRLWTLLVTAGTTAVFFWRAYG